One segment of Pristis pectinata isolate sPriPec2 chromosome 3, sPriPec2.1.pri, whole genome shotgun sequence DNA contains the following:
- the prdx6 gene encoding peroxiredoxin-6: MGINLGDTFPNFEANTTEGKIKFHDWLGDSWGILFSHPADYTPVCTTELGLMAKMIPEFEKRNVKVIALSIDSVQDHQGWSQDINAYIGREPVQKLPFPIIADEKRELAVQLGMLDPAEKSKDASLWTARAVFVVGPDKKMKLSILYPATTGRNFDEILRVIDSLQLTACKKVATPVNWKVGGECMILPNISSEEATQLFPKSFRTEKLPSSKNYMRFTPQP; encoded by the exons ATGGGAATCAATCTCGGCGACACGTTCCCGAATTTTGAAGCGAATACCACCGAGGGCAAGATAAAATTTCACGACTGGCTGGGAGACTC ATGGGGCATTTTGTTCTCCCACCCAGCTGACTACACCCCAGTCTGCACTACAGAGCTGGGCCTCATGGCAAAAATGATTCCAGAATTTGAAAAACGCAACGTGAAAGTGATAGCTCTATCGATTGACAGCGTTCAAGATCACCAAGGGTGGAGC CAGGATATCAATGCCTACATTGGAAGAGAGCCCGTTCAGAAGCTGCCATTTCCCATCATTGCTGACGAAAAGAGAGAATTGGCTGTACAACTCGGAATGCTTGATCCTGCAGAAAAGAGCAAGGATGCCTCCCTTTGGACTGCTCGTGCT GTGTTTGTGGTTGGCCCTGACAAGAAAATGAAGCTGTCCATCCTCTACCCAGCTACCACCGGGAGGAATTTTGATGAAATCCTAAGAGTTATTGACTCTCTGCAGTTGACCGCTTGCAAGAAAGTTGCCACACCTGTGAACTGGAAA GTTGGTGGGGAGTGCATGATTCTTCCCAACATTAGTTCAGAAGAGGCAACCCAACTGTTCCCAAAGAGTTTTCGCACTGAGAAGCTCCCGTCCTCAAAGAATTACATGCGCTTCACACCCCAACCCTGA